A stretch of DNA from Flavobacteriaceae bacterium MAR_2009_75:
TCGCTAAAGATAATGGAAGCTAATGGTGTAAAGTTCGAATCGAATATGAATTGAAACATTGGGTTCTTAAACATAATATTGAAAAGCCTTGGTGAGTAGCACCAAGGCTTTTTCATTGATATACACAATCTACGCTTGCCAATATGCTATAATAGAATAGGCTTCAATAAGAAGTTCAATATTAAAGAAAGCCATAACGTCTTGTTTTCAAAGGTTTTCGCATTTTCCAACGCACCACTTCTCGTTTTATTTTATTGAAAACAGAAAAAGTAGGGTTTCACATCATAAACTGGCAGTTTGACAACAATGTTTTTTCTGCAAGGCTCAATCTTTCTAGTTTTATCTCAGAAATAAACAAGCTACCCCTCAAAGGGTTAATAACCGAAAGCGTAAAAGCGTAACTAATGACCTCAAATCTTAACAAAAAAGCTGCACACATGAACCTACAGACCGAAGACTCAGTATTAGTAAGAGATTACATCGCCGGGGAAGAAAAAGCCTTGGAAATTTTAATCAACCGTCACAATCAAAGAATTTCAAGTTTTATCTATTCTAAGGTTTTAGATAAAGACATCACTGAAGACATCTTTCAAGACACATTCATTAAAGTTATTCGTACCCTTAAGAAGGGCACTTACAGTGAAGAGGGTAAATTTTTACCATGGGTTATGCGAATTGCCCATAATTTGATCATTGATCATTTTAGAAAAAACAAAAGAATGCCAATGTTCGAAGGAAATGATGATTTCAATATCTTTTCAGTAATCGGAGATGAAAAATTAAATGCTGAAAAGCAACTGATCAAAGACCAAATTAATACAGACCTTAGACATTTAGTAGAAGAATTACCAGATGATCAAAAAGAAGTTTTAGAGATGCGCATCTATAAAGATATGAGCTTCAAAGAAATTTCTGAAAACACCGGAGTTAGCATAAACACAGCTTTAGGAAGAATGCGTTATGCATTGATCAACCTTCGAAAGATTATCGAAAAGCATAATATCGTACTGACAAATTAATATTCACCCAAAGCATATAACAATATTTCATATGTAGTTGCGTTATCCTTAGTATAACTATGCAGCTATTATGGAAAAAATCTACTCTGATAACCTTGAAAGAGGTGAAATCGTAAAAACAAGTTCAGAGACAATCCAATTTTTATTGGGTTTCTCAAAGCAGTTACACGTTATCGAATACGAGAAGTTTCGATTTGAGAACAGTTTAAATTAAGAAGCAAAAAAGTCTCGCACTTATCGAGACTTTTTTGCTTTTTGATATTCTTGAAGAACTGACTTTCTACCGATAGTCTTTGTAATAATATCTTTGTTTAAATTCCAGCCCCTGGCGGGTGAATATTCTCTACCGTACCAGATAATTTGAAGGTGCAAATCGTTCCATAATTCTTTTGCGAACAGTCTTTTAGCATCTTTTTCAGTTTGTACCACATTTTTGCCATTCGAAAAACCCCATCGATACATTAAACGATGTATATGGGTGTCTACCGGAAAAGCGGGTATACCAAAAGCCTGCGATACCACTACACTTGCCGTTTTGTGGCCAACAGCGGGTAGTTCTTTTAAAAGTTCGATATCCGCAGGAACTTCTCCATTATACTTATCGATCAGTATTTTCGATAGTCCGTGAATACCTTTTGATTTCATCGGTGATAAACCGACAGGTTTAATAATTTCTCGTATTTCTTCTACCGATAATTCTGCCATTTTCCATGGGTTGTCGGCTCTTTCAAAAAGTAATGGCGTAATCTGATTGACCCTAACATCGGTACTTTGAGCCGACATTAATACAGCAATCAATAGCGTGTATGGGTCTTTATGGTCTAATGGAACCGGAATCTTTGGATATAATTCTTGTAATGTTTTAATTGTAAACTCAACCTTTTCGGCTTTAGTCATTTTTACTTAGTTTCGTTTGATAATTAGAATAGAAATACGAATTTAACTTAAAATATCTACTCATATGTTGAAAGTGGGCGACCAGGTTCCGGAGTTCTTGTCAAAGGATCATGACGAAACCATCATAAAATTATCAGATTATCAAGGTAAAAAGCTAATTGTCTTTTTTTACCCAAGAGCAAATACTCCGGGGTGCACGGCTGAGGCCTGTAATCTGAGGGATAATTATAACGAATTGAAATCGGCTGGTTATGAGCTACTTGGGGTTAGTGCAGATACGGTCAAGAAGCAATCTAATTTCAAAGCAAAGTATGAGTTGCCTTTTCCTTTATTGGCCGATGAAGACCACACTGTTATCAATACATTTGGAGTGTGGGGACCAAAAAAATTCATGGGGAAAGAGTTTGAAGGCATAATTAGAACAACGTTTGTACTCAATGAAGAGGGTGTTGTCGAAAAGGTGATAGAAAAGGTTAAAACCAAAGATCACGCTGCGCAAATCTTAGGTTAGAAATCAGTTTTGCCCGAAGTAGGTTCAAAAAAAAATCCCGAATATTTTCGGGATTTTTTAAGTTATAGAAAATTTCTTAAACCTTATCGTCTTCGTTTTTTAGAAGCTTACGGGTAAAAAGATTTTTTTCTTTAATGGTATCGGGTATACCTTCTGGTAACATATCTTCCCAACCCTCTTCGTCGTTAATAATTTTCTTAAGAACATCCCTTGAAAATATATGCATAATTTCAGGGTCGTAATCGATAATATCCATCACTTTGCCATTGTACTTAAAGAACTTATAAAGTTCTTTCATTCTCGGGTGAACCTTAGCATTGTTGCTGGTCATAATTTGACCGGTTTCTGCATTTTTCATTGGGTATAAGTACACCTGAAGTTCTTTGAAAAATAATTTTCCGAAGGCTTCTAAAATACCCCCACTAAGGTGTCGGTAATATTTCTCGTCGAAAATATCGACCAAATTGTTT
This window harbors:
- a CDS encoding RNA polymerase ECF family sigma subunit; translation: MTSNLNKKAAHMNLQTEDSVLVRDYIAGEEKALEILINRHNQRISSFIYSKVLDKDITEDIFQDTFIKVIRTLKKGTYSEEGKFLPWVMRIAHNLIIDHFRKNKRMPMFEGNDDFNIFSVIGDEKLNAEKQLIKDQINTDLRHLVEELPDDQKEVLEMRIYKDMSFKEISENTGVSINTALGRMRYALINLRKIIEKHNIVLTN
- a CDS encoding endonuclease-3, with translation MTKAEKVEFTIKTLQELYPKIPVPLDHKDPYTLLIAVLMSAQSTDVRVNQITPLLFERADNPWKMAELSVEEIREIIKPVGLSPMKSKGIHGLSKILIDKYNGEVPADIELLKELPAVGHKTASVVVSQAFGIPAFPVDTHIHRLMYRWGFSNGKNVVQTEKDAKRLFAKELWNDLHLQIIWYGREYSPARGWNLNKDIITKTIGRKSVLQEYQKAKKSR
- a CDS encoding peroxiredoxin Q/BCP, with amino-acid sequence MLKVGDQVPEFLSKDHDETIIKLSDYQGKKLIVFFYPRANTPGCTAEACNLRDNYNELKSAGYELLGVSADTVKKQSNFKAKYELPFPLLADEDHTVINTFGVWGPKKFMGKEFEGIIRTTFVLNEEGVVEKVIEKVKTKDHAAQILG